A section of the Pimelobacter simplex genome encodes:
- a CDS encoding ABC transporter permease gives MTRMMLGRLALAVPSLFAVSVLVFLATQALPGDAAVAALGRNATPQGLESFRERFNLDAPLVSQYLTWLGNTLTGDFGSSFSAPTTVSDLIGGRVVNTLVLMLVAALISMPIAVGLGIYTATRRDKAGDHVVSFAMLLINSLPEFVLAVGLIALLATNVVPVLPATSGLDPNQSLVAQWKLFVLPVLTLVLLVMPYVARTVRACMIEELESDHVRMARLKGLPERRIVLRHALPNIAGPTLQVVAQSLAWLAGGIVVIETVFQFPGVGLALVSAVGSRDIPVIQVITCLLAAFYIAVNIVADLGTLALTPTLRKGTR, from the coding sequence ATGACACGCATGATGCTGGGGCGCCTCGCCCTGGCCGTGCCGTCGCTGTTCGCGGTCTCGGTCCTGGTCTTCCTGGCCACCCAGGCACTGCCGGGTGACGCCGCGGTCGCAGCGCTCGGACGCAACGCGACCCCCCAGGGGCTCGAGTCGTTCCGGGAGCGCTTCAACCTGGACGCGCCGCTGGTCTCGCAGTACCTGACCTGGCTGGGGAACACGCTGACCGGCGACTTCGGCAGCTCGTTCTCCGCGCCGACCACCGTGTCCGACCTGATCGGCGGCCGGGTGGTCAACACCCTCGTGCTGATGCTCGTGGCCGCCCTCATCTCGATGCCGATCGCCGTCGGCCTGGGCATCTACACCGCGACGCGGCGCGACAAGGCCGGCGACCACGTCGTCTCGTTCGCGATGCTCCTCATCAACTCCCTGCCCGAGTTCGTGCTCGCGGTCGGCCTGATCGCCCTGCTGGCGACCAACGTGGTCCCGGTGCTGCCCGCCACCTCCGGGCTGGACCCCAACCAGTCGCTGGTCGCGCAGTGGAAGCTCTTCGTGCTGCCGGTCCTGACGCTCGTCCTGCTCGTCATGCCGTACGTCGCGCGCACCGTGCGCGCGTGCATGATCGAGGAGCTCGAGAGCGACCACGTCCGGATGGCGCGCCTCAAGGGCCTGCCCGAGCGCCGGATCGTCCTGCGCCACGCCCTCCCCAACATCGCCGGCCCGACCCTCCAGGTCGTCGCGCAGTCGCTGGCCTGGCTGGCCGGCGGCATCGTCGTGATCGAGACCGTCTTCCAGTTCCCCGGCGTCGGCCTGGCCCTCGTGTCCGCCGTCGGCAGCCGCGACATCCCGGTGATCCAGGTGATCACGTGCCTGCTGGCCGCCTTCTACATCGCGGTCAACATCGTCGCCGACCTCGGCACCCTCGCCCTGACCCCGACCCTGCGGAAGGGCACCCGATGA
- a CDS encoding LLM class flavin-dependent oxidoreductase: MVRVDILHALSNEDGLPWRDVLERARQRITLADELGIDGFWLGEHHFDHMGIDQSPNPVMLMADLARRTARIRIGIAAVILPAWHPVRLAEDLAMLDHMTDGRLDVAFSRGILQAEIINLNAEADRKNDEVSKAIFAERLDMVRAAWTEHPFSWKSERFTFPHPDTKWPGAAEEYTGPDGRITGLAIIPQPAQPGGPPLYTVTDTPSGFGAAAHQGLNVITWFPTRSVLDDLNATFRAEKEVAGPAAEGLEDACAILRGCLIAPTDAEARALVEQEVRENVDFITKVRGLGIWLDKGEDADDPAVRDAEPFDLLFDRDHLMIGSPETVAEKMIAISRERGIRHWLLSPYLNEADEHVERTLRLLADEVLPRVRAALG; encoded by the coding sequence GTGGTCCGAGTCGACATCCTGCACGCGCTCTCGAACGAGGACGGTCTGCCGTGGCGCGACGTCCTCGAACGGGCCCGGCAGCGGATCACGCTCGCCGACGAGCTCGGTATCGACGGCTTCTGGCTCGGCGAGCACCACTTCGACCACATGGGCATCGACCAGTCCCCCAACCCGGTCATGCTGATGGCCGACCTGGCGCGTCGTACCGCACGGATCCGGATCGGCATCGCCGCCGTGATCCTGCCGGCCTGGCACCCCGTCCGGCTGGCCGAGGACCTGGCGATGCTCGACCACATGACCGACGGCCGCCTCGACGTGGCCTTCAGCCGGGGCATCCTCCAGGCCGAGATCATCAACCTCAACGCCGAGGCCGACCGCAAGAACGACGAGGTCAGCAAGGCCATCTTCGCCGAGCGCCTCGACATGGTCCGCGCGGCGTGGACCGAGCACCCGTTCTCCTGGAAGAGCGAGCGGTTCACCTTCCCCCACCCCGACACGAAGTGGCCGGGGGCCGCCGAGGAGTACACCGGTCCCGACGGCCGGATCACCGGTCTCGCGATCATCCCGCAGCCCGCCCAGCCGGGCGGCCCGCCGCTGTACACCGTCACCGACACCCCCAGCGGGTTCGGCGCCGCCGCGCACCAGGGCCTGAACGTGATCACCTGGTTCCCGACGCGCTCGGTCCTCGACGACCTCAACGCGACCTTCCGGGCCGAGAAGGAGGTCGCCGGGCCGGCGGCCGAGGGCCTCGAGGACGCGTGCGCCATCCTGCGCGGCTGCCTGATCGCGCCGACCGACGCCGAGGCACGGGCGCTGGTCGAGCAGGAGGTCCGCGAGAACGTCGACTTCATCACCAAGGTCCGCGGCCTGGGCATCTGGCTCGACAAGGGCGAGGACGCCGACGACCCGGCGGTCCGGGACGCCGAGCCGTTCGACCTGCTCTTCGACCGCGACCACCTGATGATCGGCTCGCCGGAGACGGTCGCCGAGAAGATGATCGCCATCTCGCGCGAGCGAGGCATCCGGCACTGGCTGCTCTCGCCGTACCTCAACGAGGCCGACGAGCACGTCGAGCGCACGCTGCGCCTGCTCGCCGACGAGGTCCTCCCGCGGGTCCGGGCCGCCCTCGGCTGA